A portion of the Pangasianodon hypophthalmus isolate fPanHyp1 chromosome 20, fPanHyp1.pri, whole genome shotgun sequence genome contains these proteins:
- the nfasca gene encoding neurofascin homolog (chicken) a isoform X6, which produces MWPQGQWAPLAVLSIIVLLWKEAAPIDVPPDPRIQQDLKQPPTIVKQSAKDYIVDPRDNIIIECEAKGNPVPTFWWRRNGKFFNVEKDPRVSMRKRSGTLEISFRNGGKPEDYEGEYQCFAMNDFGTAISNKTLLRVSKAPLWPKEVLEPVVISEGSPLVLACNPPPGLPPPKTFWMDSRMMPIVQDARVSMGLNGDLYFSNVLAKDANTDYSCNARFLFTHTIQQKNPFILKVQTKEPYNDTVYSPNDTYIYGARNIQESTPTFLSPVGISSTKMVLRGEELLLECIAAGVPTPEIKWFKKGGDLPERKVKFENFHKTLSIVSVSDEDSGDYICMASNKMGSIRHTISVQVKAAPFWLHKPSNLVLAPNENGQLQCLASGNPKPSIQWLVNGEPIESSLENPSREVVGDAIIFSSVQIGTSAVYQCNASNEHGYLLANAFVNILDMAPRLLGPKNQLIKVIENKQAFLDCPFFGSPYPFVRWFKNGQGIVPNGGKYSLHENGTLEIKRVRPEDEGTYTFVASNILGKAEDQVRLEVKEPTRIVRAPENLSSNRGSVARFDCKIKHDSSLPITVTWLKNDKLLHFPWLSRFKKEEDSLSFSNVQPDDEGTYTCTVTTELDQDSASARLTVLEDESLAPSKPSALADRPDPPQDLELSDLSARSVRLTWIPGNDNNSPITQFLVQYEENRWRPGEWQNLSSYAGDQNSVNLNLSPFVNYQFRVIAINSVGQSRPSRPSARYQTSGAPPYVYPSGLKGWGTKKTNMEITWQPLLDNQRNGPDLRYVVSWRRKDLEEEWNNITTTNTKHVVVDTDTYVPYEIKIQAVNDFGPGPESNIVIGYSGEDRPVEAPGELRVSKLNSNKVNINWIPVEAKSINGEFKEYRLYYWREASLVKDLKVNKDKKTKGFFSDVSQNSGVLMDLVPYSKYKMYMVVANNKFEGPHSNTVEFQTKEGLPGAPKFFRIVQRDSSTIRLEWNKPLEPNGILIGYTLQYKTVNGTQEGNLQILSFFPNETEYTMRLPDRFTRYKFYLSARTQVGSGEVYAEESPHFANEVIDSTDALDAFATPLPPFSPPPIPSTTITTSTTTTIAPTTDATPTTPAPTTPTTTTTTTTTTTTSTTTTTTTHPTLPFMPAPHVKIWNLTVDANSDYANVSWKHNFPVDSSEFVLEFTLDSNGSMKSVLFKHEPPIKLAGLIAGAKYRLRVYSHEQPSITSEYVTFETSGAYSTDQVDIATQGWFIGLMCAIALLILILLIVCFIKRSRGGKYPVRDKKDLPLDPVDHKDQDGSFDYHSDEDNKPLQGSQTSLDGNVKESDDSLVDYGEGGDGQFNEDGSFIGQYTVRKDKEETEGNESSEATSPVNAIYSLA; this is translated from the exons ATGTGGCCGCAGGGGCAGTGGGCTCCTCTGGCTGTGCTGTCAATCATTGTGCTGCTGTGGAAGGAGGCGGCTCCCATCGATGTCCCTCCAGACC CAAGGATCCAGCAGGACT TGAAACAGCCCCCTACTATTGTGAAGCAGTCAGCAAAGGACTATATTGTGGATCCCCGAGATAACATCATCATTGAGTGTGAGGCCAAGGGCAATCCTGTACCAAC ATTTTGGTGGAGACGAAATGGGAAGTTCTTCAATGTGGAGAAGGATCCACGTGTGTCCATGCGGAAACGCTCGGGCACACTGGAGATCAGCTTCAGGAATGGTGGAAAGCCTGAGGACTACGAGGGAGAATACCAATGCTTTGCTATGAATGACTTTGGCACTGCCATTTCCAACAAAACACTGCTGCGTGTTTCCA AGGCACCGCTGTGGCCTAAAGAGGTTTTGGAGCCAGTGGTAATAAGTGAGGGATCACCTCTTGTCCTGGCCTGTAACCCACCTCCTGGCCTTCCGCCACCTAAAACATTCTGGATGGACAGTA GAATGATGCCTATAGTGCAGGATGCTCGAGTGTCCATGGGCCTGAATGGAGATCTTTACTTCTCTAATGTGCTTGCTAAGGACGCTAACACTGACTACAGCTGCAATGCCCGttttctcttcacacacaccatccaacaGAAGAATCCTTTTATCCTCAAAGTACAGACAA AAGAACCTTATAATGACACTGTTTACTCTCCAAACGACACTTACATATACGGTG CACGTAACATTCAAGAATCAACACCtacctttctctctcctgtggGAATATCCAGCACCAAGATGGTGCTCCGCGGAGAGGAGCTTCTCCTGGAATGTATAGCTGCTGGAGT TCCAACTCCTGAAATCAAATGGTTTAAGAAAGGAGGGGATTTGCCAGAGAGAAAGGTCAAATTTGAGAACTTCCATAAGACCCTGTCTATAGTTTCTGTGTCGGACGAGGATTCTGGAGACTACATCTGCATGGCCAGTAATAAGATGGGCAGCATCCGCCACACTATCTCCGTTCAAGTTAAAG CTGCTCCTTTTTGGCTACATAAGCCATCTAACCTCGTGCTAGCACCCAATGAGAATGGCCAGCTGCAGTGTTTAGCCAGTGGAAACCCCAAACCTAGCATCCAGTGGCTTGTGAATGGAGAGCCGATAGAGA GCTCACTGGAAAATCCAAGCAGGGAGGTGGTTGGTGATGCGATCATTTTCAGCTCAGTGCAAATTGGCACCAGCGCTGTATACCAGTGCAATGCCTCAAACGAACATGGCTACCTGCTGGCTAACGCATTTGTCAACATACTGG ATATGGCACCCCGGTTATTGGGACCCAAGAACCAGCTGATTAAGGTGATCGAGAACAAACAAGCCTTTCTGGATTGCCCTTTTTTTGGCTCACCTTACCCATTTGTGCGGTG GTTTAAGAATGGCCAGGGTATAGTTCCGAATGGTGGGAAGTACAGCTTGCATGAAAATGGTACCCTGGAGATCAAGCGAGTTCGACCTGAAGATGAGGGAACTTACACTTTTGTGGCAAGCAACATCCTGGGCAAAGCTGAAGATCAGGTCCGTTTAGAAGTCAAAG AGCCGACGCGGATTGTCCGAGCTCCAGAGAACCTCTCCTCCAATAGAGGAAGTGTGGCTCGTTTTGATTGCAAGATTAAACACGATTCCTCACTCCCCATTACTGTCACCTGGCTCAAAAACGACAAGCTCCTGCATTTTCCTTGGCT GAGCAGGTTTAAGAAGGAGGAGGACTCATTGTCCTTTAGCAACGTCCAGCCTGATGATGAGGGAACATACACTTGTACAGTTACTACAGAGTTAGACCAGGACTCTGCCTCGGCCCGGCTTACTGTTTtag AGGATGAATCCCTAGCTCCCTCAAAACCTAGTGCCTTAGCAG ATCGTCCTGATCCTCCTCAGGACCTGGAGCTGTCTGATCTTTCAGCACGCTCCGTCCGGCTCACCTGGATCCCCGGCAATGACAACAACAGTCCTATTACAC AATTCCTTGTTCAGTATGAAGAGAACCGGTGGAGACCAGGCGAATGGCAAAATCTGTCCAGTTACGCAGGTGATCAGAACTCTGTGAACCTGAATCTGTCTCCGTTTGTGAACTACCAGTTCAGAGTGATCGCAATCAACAGTGTGGGTCAGAGCCGACCGAGCCGGCCATCAGCCCGCTACCAGACCAGCGGAGCAC CTCCTTATGTTTATCCCAGTGGCCTTAAAGGGTGGGGTACCAAGAAAACCAACATGGAGATCACTTGGCAG CCCCTACTTGATAACCAAAGGAATGGTCCTGATCTACGTTATGTGGTCTCCTGGAGGAGGAAGGACTTGGAGGAGGAATGGAATAACATCACCACTACCAATACGAAGCATGTGGTTGTTGATACAGATACTTATGTCCCCTATGAGATCAAGATCCAGGCAGTCAACGACTTTGGTCCAGGCCCTGAGTCAAACATAGTGATTGGCTACTCAGGGGAGGACA GGCCTGTGGAGGCACCTGGAGAGCTCAGGGTATCAAAGTTAAACAGCAATAAAGTGAATATAAACTGGATCCCTGTTGAGGCGAAATCCATTAATGGAGAGTTTAAAGAGTACAGG CTATATTACTGGAGGGAGGCCAGCTTGGTGAAAGACTTGAAGGTGAATAAGGACAAGAAAACAAAAGGTTTCTTCAGCGATGTGTCTCAGAACAGTGGCGTCCTTATGGACCTCGTCCCTTACAGCAAATACAAGATGTACATGGTGGTGGCCAACAACAAATTTGAGGGACCACACAGCAACACTGTGGAGTTTCAGACCAAGGAAGGCT TGCCAGGGGCTCCTAAGTTCTTCAGGATTGTCCAGAGGGACAGCAGCACCATTCGTCTAGAGTGGAATAAGCCTCTAGAGCCGAATGGCATTCTGATCGGATACACACTCCAATACAAGACAG TGAATGGGACACAGGAGGGCAATCTACAGATCCTGAGCTTCTTCCCTAATGAGACAGAGTACACCATGCGCTTACCTGACCGCTTCACCCGCTACAAGTTCTACCTGTCTGCTCGGACGCAGGTCGGCTCTGGTGAGGTCTATGCTGAGGAATCGCCTCACTTTGCCAATGAAG taATCGATTCTACAGATGCCTTGGATGCCTTTGCAACTCCTCTTCCCCCCTTTTCCCCACCTCCCATCCCAAGTACAACCATTACAACCTCAACAACTACCACCATTGCCCCTACAACTGATGCCACCCCCACTACTCCTGCTCCAACtactccaacaacaacaactactacaactacaactaccACTACCagtactaccaccaccactacaacCCACCCCACCCTGCCTTTCATGCCGG CCCCGCATGTAAAGATCTGGAATCTGACCGTGGATGCTAACAGTGACTATGCTAACGTCAGCTGGAAGCACAACTTCCCGGTTGACAGCAGCGAGTTTGTGCTAGAGTTCACACTGGACA GTAATGGGTCTATGAAAAGTGTGCTGTTCAAACATGAACCCCCCATTAAGCTGGCTGGGTTGATAGCTGGAGCTAAGTACCGGCTCCGTGTGTATTCCCACGAACAGCCCAGCATCACCAGCGAGTATGTCACCTTCGAGACCAGTGGAG CCTACAGTACGGACCAAGTCGACATTGCCACGCAGGGTTGGTTCATTGGTCTCATGTGTGCCATTGCACTCCTCATTCTCATCCTGCTCATTGTTTGCTTTATCAAAAGAAGCCGAGGAGGGAAatatccag tgagagacaaaaaagaCCTCCCTTTGGACCCTGTGGACCACAAAGACCAGGATGGATCATTTGATTACCA CAGCGATGAGGACAACAAGCCTTTGCAGGGAAGTCAGACCTCTCTAGACGGCAATGTCAAGGAAAGTGACGACAGTCTAGTAGACTACGGAGAGGGAGGGGATGGCCAGTTCAATGAGGACGGCTCCTTCATAGGCCAGTACACAGTCAGGAAGGATAAGGAGGAGACGGAGGGCAATGAGAGCTCAGAGGCCACATCACCTGTCAATGCCATCTACTCTCTGGCGTAG
- the nfasca gene encoding neurofascin homolog (chicken) a isoform X5, with protein sequence MWPQGQWAPLAVLSIIVLLWKEAAPIDVPPDPRIQQDLKQPPTIVKQSAKDYIVDPRDNIIIECEAKGNPVPTFWWRRNGKFFNVEKDPRVSMRKRSGTLEISFRNGGKPEDYEGEYQCFAMNDFGTAISNKTLLRVSKAPLWPKEVLEPVVISEGSPLVLACNPPPGLPPPKTFWMDSRMMPIVQDARVSMGLNGDLYFSNVLAKDANTDYSCNARFLFTHTIQQKNPFILKVQTKEPYNDTVYSPNDTYIYGARNIQESTPTFLSPVGISSTKMVLRGEELLLECIAAGVPTPEIKWFKKGGDLPERKVKFENFHKTLSIVSVSDEDSGDYICMASNKMGSIRHTISVQVKAAPFWLHKPSNLVLAPNENGQLQCLASGNPKPSIQWLVNGEPIESSLENPSREVVGDAIIFSSVQIGTSAVYQCNASNEHGYLLANAFVNILDMAPRLLGPKNQLIKVIENKQAFLDCPFFGSPYPFVRWFKNGQGIVPNGGKYSLHENGTLEIKRVRPEDEGTYTFVASNILGKAEDQVRLEVKEPTRIVRAPENLSSNRGSVARFDCKIKHDSSLPITVTWLKNDKLLHFPWLSRFKKEEDSLSFSNVQPDDEGTYTCTVTTELDQDSASARLTVLEDESLAPSKPSALADRPDPPQDLELSDLSARSVRLTWIPGNDNNSPITQFLVQYEENRWRPGEWQNLSSYAGDQNSVNLNLSPFVNYQFRVIAINSVGQSRPSRPSARYQTSGAPPYVYPSGLKGWGTKKTNMEITWQPLLDNQRNGPDLRYVVSWRRKDLEEEWNNITTTNTKHVVVDTDTYVPYEIKIQAVNDFGPGPESNIVIGYSGEDRPVEAPGELRVSKLNSNKVNINWIPVEAKSINGEFKEYRLYYWREASLVKDLKVNKDKKTKGFFSDVSQNSGVLMDLVPYSKYKMYMVVANNKFEGPHSNTVEFQTKEGLPGAPKFFRIVQRDSSTIRLEWNKPLEPNGILIGYTLQYKTVNGTQEGNLQILSFFPNETEYTMRLPDRFTRYKFYLSARTQVGSGEVYAEESPHFANEDFVTSVIDSTDALDAFATPLPPFSPPPIPSTTITTSTTTTIAPTTDATPTTPAPTTPTTTTTTTTTTTTSTTTTTTTHPTLPFMPAPHVKIWNLTVDANSDYANVSWKHNFPVDSSEFVLEFTLDSNGSMKSVLFKHEPPIKLAGLIAGAKYRLRVYSHEQPSITSEYVTFETSGAYSTDQVDIATQGWFIGLMCAIALLILILLIVCFIKRSRGGKYPVRDKKDLPLDPVDHKDQDGSFDYHSDEDNKPLQGSQTSLDGNVKESDDSLVDYGEGGDGQFNEDGSFIGQYTVRKDKEETEGNESSEATSPVNAIYSLA encoded by the exons ATGTGGCCGCAGGGGCAGTGGGCTCCTCTGGCTGTGCTGTCAATCATTGTGCTGCTGTGGAAGGAGGCGGCTCCCATCGATGTCCCTCCAGACC CAAGGATCCAGCAGGACT TGAAACAGCCCCCTACTATTGTGAAGCAGTCAGCAAAGGACTATATTGTGGATCCCCGAGATAACATCATCATTGAGTGTGAGGCCAAGGGCAATCCTGTACCAAC ATTTTGGTGGAGACGAAATGGGAAGTTCTTCAATGTGGAGAAGGATCCACGTGTGTCCATGCGGAAACGCTCGGGCACACTGGAGATCAGCTTCAGGAATGGTGGAAAGCCTGAGGACTACGAGGGAGAATACCAATGCTTTGCTATGAATGACTTTGGCACTGCCATTTCCAACAAAACACTGCTGCGTGTTTCCA AGGCACCGCTGTGGCCTAAAGAGGTTTTGGAGCCAGTGGTAATAAGTGAGGGATCACCTCTTGTCCTGGCCTGTAACCCACCTCCTGGCCTTCCGCCACCTAAAACATTCTGGATGGACAGTA GAATGATGCCTATAGTGCAGGATGCTCGAGTGTCCATGGGCCTGAATGGAGATCTTTACTTCTCTAATGTGCTTGCTAAGGACGCTAACACTGACTACAGCTGCAATGCCCGttttctcttcacacacaccatccaacaGAAGAATCCTTTTATCCTCAAAGTACAGACAA AAGAACCTTATAATGACACTGTTTACTCTCCAAACGACACTTACATATACGGTG CACGTAACATTCAAGAATCAACACCtacctttctctctcctgtggGAATATCCAGCACCAAGATGGTGCTCCGCGGAGAGGAGCTTCTCCTGGAATGTATAGCTGCTGGAGT TCCAACTCCTGAAATCAAATGGTTTAAGAAAGGAGGGGATTTGCCAGAGAGAAAGGTCAAATTTGAGAACTTCCATAAGACCCTGTCTATAGTTTCTGTGTCGGACGAGGATTCTGGAGACTACATCTGCATGGCCAGTAATAAGATGGGCAGCATCCGCCACACTATCTCCGTTCAAGTTAAAG CTGCTCCTTTTTGGCTACATAAGCCATCTAACCTCGTGCTAGCACCCAATGAGAATGGCCAGCTGCAGTGTTTAGCCAGTGGAAACCCCAAACCTAGCATCCAGTGGCTTGTGAATGGAGAGCCGATAGAGA GCTCACTGGAAAATCCAAGCAGGGAGGTGGTTGGTGATGCGATCATTTTCAGCTCAGTGCAAATTGGCACCAGCGCTGTATACCAGTGCAATGCCTCAAACGAACATGGCTACCTGCTGGCTAACGCATTTGTCAACATACTGG ATATGGCACCCCGGTTATTGGGACCCAAGAACCAGCTGATTAAGGTGATCGAGAACAAACAAGCCTTTCTGGATTGCCCTTTTTTTGGCTCACCTTACCCATTTGTGCGGTG GTTTAAGAATGGCCAGGGTATAGTTCCGAATGGTGGGAAGTACAGCTTGCATGAAAATGGTACCCTGGAGATCAAGCGAGTTCGACCTGAAGATGAGGGAACTTACACTTTTGTGGCAAGCAACATCCTGGGCAAAGCTGAAGATCAGGTCCGTTTAGAAGTCAAAG AGCCGACGCGGATTGTCCGAGCTCCAGAGAACCTCTCCTCCAATAGAGGAAGTGTGGCTCGTTTTGATTGCAAGATTAAACACGATTCCTCACTCCCCATTACTGTCACCTGGCTCAAAAACGACAAGCTCCTGCATTTTCCTTGGCT GAGCAGGTTTAAGAAGGAGGAGGACTCATTGTCCTTTAGCAACGTCCAGCCTGATGATGAGGGAACATACACTTGTACAGTTACTACAGAGTTAGACCAGGACTCTGCCTCGGCCCGGCTTACTGTTTtag AGGATGAATCCCTAGCTCCCTCAAAACCTAGTGCCTTAGCAG ATCGTCCTGATCCTCCTCAGGACCTGGAGCTGTCTGATCTTTCAGCACGCTCCGTCCGGCTCACCTGGATCCCCGGCAATGACAACAACAGTCCTATTACAC AATTCCTTGTTCAGTATGAAGAGAACCGGTGGAGACCAGGCGAATGGCAAAATCTGTCCAGTTACGCAGGTGATCAGAACTCTGTGAACCTGAATCTGTCTCCGTTTGTGAACTACCAGTTCAGAGTGATCGCAATCAACAGTGTGGGTCAGAGCCGACCGAGCCGGCCATCAGCCCGCTACCAGACCAGCGGAGCAC CTCCTTATGTTTATCCCAGTGGCCTTAAAGGGTGGGGTACCAAGAAAACCAACATGGAGATCACTTGGCAG CCCCTACTTGATAACCAAAGGAATGGTCCTGATCTACGTTATGTGGTCTCCTGGAGGAGGAAGGACTTGGAGGAGGAATGGAATAACATCACCACTACCAATACGAAGCATGTGGTTGTTGATACAGATACTTATGTCCCCTATGAGATCAAGATCCAGGCAGTCAACGACTTTGGTCCAGGCCCTGAGTCAAACATAGTGATTGGCTACTCAGGGGAGGACA GGCCTGTGGAGGCACCTGGAGAGCTCAGGGTATCAAAGTTAAACAGCAATAAAGTGAATATAAACTGGATCCCTGTTGAGGCGAAATCCATTAATGGAGAGTTTAAAGAGTACAGG CTATATTACTGGAGGGAGGCCAGCTTGGTGAAAGACTTGAAGGTGAATAAGGACAAGAAAACAAAAGGTTTCTTCAGCGATGTGTCTCAGAACAGTGGCGTCCTTATGGACCTCGTCCCTTACAGCAAATACAAGATGTACATGGTGGTGGCCAACAACAAATTTGAGGGACCACACAGCAACACTGTGGAGTTTCAGACCAAGGAAGGCT TGCCAGGGGCTCCTAAGTTCTTCAGGATTGTCCAGAGGGACAGCAGCACCATTCGTCTAGAGTGGAATAAGCCTCTAGAGCCGAATGGCATTCTGATCGGATACACACTCCAATACAAGACAG TGAATGGGACACAGGAGGGCAATCTACAGATCCTGAGCTTCTTCCCTAATGAGACAGAGTACACCATGCGCTTACCTGACCGCTTCACCCGCTACAAGTTCTACCTGTCTGCTCGGACGCAGGTCGGCTCTGGTGAGGTCTATGCTGAGGAATCGCCTCACTTTGCCAATGAAG ACTTTGTGACTTCAG taATCGATTCTACAGATGCCTTGGATGCCTTTGCAACTCCTCTTCCCCCCTTTTCCCCACCTCCCATCCCAAGTACAACCATTACAACCTCAACAACTACCACCATTGCCCCTACAACTGATGCCACCCCCACTACTCCTGCTCCAACtactccaacaacaacaactactacaactacaactaccACTACCagtactaccaccaccactacaacCCACCCCACCCTGCCTTTCATGCCGG CCCCGCATGTAAAGATCTGGAATCTGACCGTGGATGCTAACAGTGACTATGCTAACGTCAGCTGGAAGCACAACTTCCCGGTTGACAGCAGCGAGTTTGTGCTAGAGTTCACACTGGACA GTAATGGGTCTATGAAAAGTGTGCTGTTCAAACATGAACCCCCCATTAAGCTGGCTGGGTTGATAGCTGGAGCTAAGTACCGGCTCCGTGTGTATTCCCACGAACAGCCCAGCATCACCAGCGAGTATGTCACCTTCGAGACCAGTGGAG CCTACAGTACGGACCAAGTCGACATTGCCACGCAGGGTTGGTTCATTGGTCTCATGTGTGCCATTGCACTCCTCATTCTCATCCTGCTCATTGTTTGCTTTATCAAAAGAAGCCGAGGAGGGAAatatccag tgagagacaaaaaagaCCTCCCTTTGGACCCTGTGGACCACAAAGACCAGGATGGATCATTTGATTACCA CAGCGATGAGGACAACAAGCCTTTGCAGGGAAGTCAGACCTCTCTAGACGGCAATGTCAAGGAAAGTGACGACAGTCTAGTAGACTACGGAGAGGGAGGGGATGGCCAGTTCAATGAGGACGGCTCCTTCATAGGCCAGTACACAGTCAGGAAGGATAAGGAGGAGACGGAGGGCAATGAGAGCTCAGAGGCCACATCACCTGTCAATGCCATCTACTCTCTGGCGTAG